The following are encoded together in the Cynocephalus volans isolate mCynVol1 chromosome 4, mCynVol1.pri, whole genome shotgun sequence genome:
- the LAMTOR1 gene encoding ragulator complex protein LAMTOR1: MGCCYSSENEDSDQDREERKLLLDPSSPPTKALNGAEPNYHSLPSTRTDEQALLSSILAKTASNIIDVSAADSQGMEQHEYMDRARQYSTRLAVLSSSLTHWKKLPPLPSLTSQPHQVLASEPIPFSDLQQVSRIAAYAYSALSQIRVDAKEELVVQFGIP, encoded by the exons GACCGAGAGGAGCGGAAGCTGCTGCTGGACCCTAGCAGCCCCCCCACCAAAGCCCTCAATGGAGCTGAGCCCAATTACCACAGCCTGCCTTCCACTCGGACAGATGAGCAGGCCCTGCTCTCCTCCATCCTTGCCAAGACAGCCAG CAACATCATCGATGTGTCTGCTGCAGACTCCCAGGGCATGGAGCAGCATGAGTACATGGACCGGGCAAGGCAGTACAG CACCCGCCTGGCTGTGCTGAGCAGCAGCCTGACCCATTGGAAGAAGCTGCCACCACTGCCGTCtctcaccagccagccccaccaAGTGCTGGCCAGCGAGCCCATCCCCTTCTCCGACTTGCAGCAG GTCTCCAGGATAGCTGCTTATGCCTACAGTGCACTTTCTCAGATCCGTGTGGACGCAAAAGAGGAGCTGGTTGTACAGTTTGGGATCCCATGA